The following is a genomic window from Quadrisphaera sp. RL12-1S.
CGCCGTAGCCGCCGCCACCCCCGGTGGCGTTGACGAGCACGTCACCGGCCTCCAGGTGGTTGTACGAGCCGCCCTGCACGACCTCGCGGTCGGTGCCCGGGTTGAGGAAGACCTGGTTGTTGGCGCCGGGCTGGCCCCCGAGCACCGGCCACGGCTGGGTGCGGGTCTTGTAGACCAGGCAGATGCCGGTGGAGGGCCCGGTGAAGCGGTAGCTGCGGGCGACGCCGACGCCGCCGCGGTGCTGCCCCGCGCCACCGGTGTCCGGCCGGTAGCCGTAGGAGTCGATGACCATGGACGACTTGGTCTCCAGCACCTCGACGGGGTTGTTGCGGCACCCGGGCTCGGACAGGTGCATGATCCCGTCCTCGCCGTCGCCGCCGGCGTGCCCGCCGAAGCCGACGGCCTCGTTGGTCGCCTCCAGCCAGGCCTCCCCGGTGCGGGGGTGCGTGCCCAGGCCCATCATCGAGCAGACGTCACCGCCGGAGGAGGCCGGCACCCGGTCGGGCATGCCCTGGGCGAGGGCCTTGAGCACCACCTCCCCGCCGATGAGCGCCGTCCAGAGCGTGAACGTGGGCATCGGGTGCACCGCGTGCATCACCGAGCCCGGCTCGGTGACGACCCGCAGCGGCGCGAAGTTGCCCGCCACCACGGGCGTGTCCGGCGTCGTCATGGCCTTGAAGACCAGCGAGCAGAACGCCTCGGTCTGTCCCACGGGCAGGTTGATGGGGCCGCGGACCCCGGTCTCCGAGCCGGTCCAGTCGATGACGAACTCGTCGTCGGTGATGGTCACCGTGCAGTTCATCCTGATGAGGCGGTCGAGGTCGACGCCGTCGTTGTCGACGAAGTCGTGAGCGGTCCAGGTGCCCTTCGGCAGCCCCGCCAGCGCCAGCCGGGCCAGCTTCTCGCCGTGCTCGTTGATGGCCCGCATGGCCCCCTGCACGGTCCCCATCCCGTACTTCGCGACCAGCTCCTGCACCCGCCGCCGTCCGGTCACGCAGGCCGAGACCTGCGCCTGGATGTCGCCGATCGTGCGCTCGGGCATCCGGGAGTTGAAGCGGATGATGTTGAAGACGTCGTCGTTCTGGCGGCCCTCCACGTACAGCCGCGTGGCGGGGAAGAAGATCCCCTCCTGGGAGGCGTCGGTGGAGTCGAGCACGTAGCCCGGGTCCTTCTGCTTGAGGTCCAGCACGTGGATGCGGCAGGAGGCGAAGCCCACCAGCTGCTGGACGCCGTCCTCGTCGTCGGCGTGGACCGGGGCGAAGACCAGCGGGTCCAGCGTGTGCGCGCTCGACCAGTAGGGGTAGTTGAGGATGAAGACGTCACCCGGCCTCATGGCGTCGGCGCCGAGGAACTCCACCGCGCGCTTGATGCCGTGGTCGTTGCCGCGGGTGAACACGGCGATGCCGGGGGCGTCGGCCACGACGTCGCCGGCGGCGTCGTGCAGCCCGATCCCGTAGTCGTGGATCTCGTAGACCACCGTGTTGTACGCGGTGCGGCACAGGTTGCGCGCCATCTCCTCAGCGCTGGCCAGCAACCCGTGGCGGATGACCTCGGTGGTGATCGCGTCTGTCGTGCTCATGGGGGTGCCTCCGGGTCTCAGCGCTGGCCGACGGTGATGACGAGCTCGCCCAGCGAGCCGACGCGCAGCACGTCCGAGGCGTGCAGCACGGTGGTGGCGGTGTGCTCGGTGACGACGGCGGGACCGGCGACCTCGTCCCCGGCGAGCATCGCCTCGCGGGTGTACAGCGCGTAGGGCACGGCCGGATCCGCGTCGCTGACGTGCACCGGGCGCACGCCGTCGCGCTGCAGCGGCCCGTCGGCCGCGGTCCGCGTCCGCAGCCGCGGCAGCTCCGGCTTGTCGACCACGCCGGTGGCCCGCAGCCGCAGCGTCGTCACCTCGACCGGGTCGGTCATGGTGTGGCCGTACTGGCGCTCGTGCAGCGCCGCGAAGTCCGCCGCCACGCGGGCGGGGTCGAGGGCGCCCTCCCCGACGGCGAGCGTCACCGAGTGCTCCTGCCCGGCGTAGCGCACGTCCAGGCTGCGCGCCAGCACCACCGAGGGGCCCTCGAAGCCCTCCTCGGCGAGCGCCGCGCGCGCGTCGTCCTCCATGGCGCGCCACTGCCCGTCGGCCTCGGCCGGGTCCAGGTCGGCCAGGGCCACCACCACGGTGCGCGAGGCGTCGTGCTGGACGTCGGCCAGGAGCATCCCGAACGCGCAGAACGCGCCCTGCCCCGGCGGCACCACCACGGTGGGGATGCCCAGCTCGACGGCGACGTCGACGGCCACGAGGCCGCCGCCCCCGCCGAAGGACAGCATCGCGAAGTCCTTGGGGTCGCGGCCCACCTCCACGGTGATGGCCCGCACCGCGCCCATGATCTTCGTGGTGGAGATGGCCACCATGCCGCGCGCCAGCGCCGGCACCGACAGCCCCAGCTCCTGGGCCAGCGGCTGCAGGGCCTTCCGCGCGAGCTCGGCGTCCAGCCGCAGCGTGCCGCCCAGCGGCGCCTCGGTGCCCAGGTAGCCGATGGCCAGCGCCGCGTCGGTGAAGGTCGGGCGGTCACCGCCGCGGCCGTAGGACGCCGGCCCCGGCACCGCACCGGCGCTGGCGGGCCCGACCTGCAGGGCCCCGGCGGCGTCGAGCCAGCCCAGGGACCCGCCGCCGGCGCCGATGGTGTGGATGTACAGCGACGGGGTGTTGATGGGCATGCCCTCGAACTCCGCGCCCTGGTGCAGCACCGGCTCGCCGTCGAGCACGAGGGAGGCGTCCAGCGACGTGCCGCCCATGTCGATGGTGATGAGGTCGGGCATCCCCAGCGCCTCCGCCAGGGCCACCGCCCCCACCACGCCGCCGGCCGGACCGGACAGGATGAGGCTGACCGGCTGCTCGCGGGCCGCGGTGGCGCTCATCGCGCCGCCGCCGGAGCGGGTCATGAGGAAGCGCCCGCCGAAGCCGGCGTCCTCCAGCTCCCCCTCCAGCGCACCGAGGTAGCGGCGCACCACGGGCTTGACGTACGCGTCCAGCACGGCCGTGCTGGTGCGCTCGAACTCGCGGTACTCCCGGCTCAGCTCGTGCGAGAGCGTCACCGTCACCCCCGGCGCCAGCTCGGCCAGCACCTCGCGCATGGCCAGCTCGTGGTCGGGGTTGGCGTAGGAGTGCAGGAAGCACACGGCCACCGCGTCGTAGCCGCGCTCGGCGACGGTGCGCGCCACGCGGGCGGCGTCGTCGCGGTCGAAGGGCGTCACCACCGACCCGTCGTGCCAGGAGCGCTCGGTGACCTCGAAGGTGTCGTAGCGCTCCAGGAGCGCCGCCGGCTTGCGGTAGGTGATGTCGAAGTTCACGCGCCGGTCGGTGCGGCCCAGGAGGTACACGTCCCGGAAGCCGCGCGTGCCCACCACGGCGGTGCGCGCTCCGGTGCGGGTCAGCAGGGCGTTCAGCCCGAGCGTGGTGCCGTGCGTGAAGGTCCTCACCGCGGACACCTCCCCGCTGGTGGCCGCGAAGCCGGCCATGACGCCGCGCGTGGGGGCGTCGGGGGTGGTCGGGACCTTCTCGAAGCGCAGGGCTCCGGTCCCGGGCAGCAGCTCGACGACGTCGGTGAAGGTCCCGCCCACGTCGATGGCGACGCGCGCGGTCCTGCCGGGGTGCTCGCTGGTCTGCTCGCTCGTGCTCACGGGGTCCACCTCTCGACGGCGCGGGGGAGCGCCGGGTAGCCGACGGCGCACCCCGGGAGCCGGGGTGCGGGGGAGGGAGGGCGCGGTCGCGCCGGCGGCGGGGTGGACCGCGCGCACCGTGCCCCGAGGCGGCGTGGCGCGCTGGCGGGGGCGGGCGTCTGACGGACCCGGCCGCTCGTCACGGGCCACCGGGCTGCGCAGCCCGCGGTCGGACGAGGCTGCGGACGCTCGCACGCACCGCGCAGACCTGTCAACCACCCCGGGCGCGCTGCGCACAGGACACAGTCGGAGGCGGCGCCGGTGTGCTGCTGGCACAGCGGACCGCCGGAGACCTCGGCCAGCATTCGCCCACCCCGCCCCAGGAGGACCCCCCCGTGATCACCAGCGTGCTCCCCCTCAGCGCCCGCCCCGGCAGCGAGCAGGCCGTCGACGACCTGTACGCCCACCTCGGCGTCCTCGACCGCTCCCGCGCCTTCCCCGGCTGCCGCGGCGCCGTGCTGCTGCGCACGGTCGAGGGGTCTCTGGCCGCGGGCAGCGCCACGCACGTCGTCATCGCCGAGTGGGACGACGAGGCGGCCTACGCCGCCTGGGTCGCCGACCCGTGGCGCAACGAGGTGGGCGCCGCCCTGGCCCCCCTGCTCGACGGGGACGCGGCGCCCCGATCCGGGGCCGTGCTCGGCCCCGTCCGCTGATCCAGCTCCATGCCCGACCCCAGCCTCCGAGGAGACACCGTGAAGCGCTCCACCCGTGCCGTCGCCGCCCTGTTCGGCGCCGCCGCCCTCGCCCTCGCCAGCGCCTGCAGCAACCCCAACGCCGGCGCCGGCGGCACCGCCACCAGCGCCGCGAGCACCGCCGCGGCCGCCGACCAGCAGCTGCGCGTGGGCTTCTTCGGCTTCGCCAAGGCCAACTCCTTCGCCCAGGCCGCCTGGGCCGGCGTCCAGGAGGCGGCCCAGGCGGGCAACGCCACCGCGGAGTTCGTCGACTCCAACTTCGACGGCGCCACCCAGGTGCAGCAGCTCACCGACGCCGTCACCAGCAAGCGCTTCGACGTGGTGGTCATCCAGGCCAACGACGGCACCGCCATCACCCAGCCGGTCAAGCAGGCGCTGGCCGCCGGCATCACCGTGGTGGTGGAGTTCACGCCCATCGGGGGGCGCTTCGACACCGTCGAGCCGCAGGTCGACGGCGTCATCTCCATCGTCGACGCCCCCACCGCCAACGGGGAGGGCCTCGCGAAGATGGGCCTGGACGCCTGCAAGCAGCTGGGCAAGCAGCTCGACCAGCAGTCCTGCCAGGTGGCCTACCTCCAGGGCTTCGACAACTACCCCCTCGACGCCGCCCGCACCAAGGCCGCCCAGGACGCGCTCAAGGCCGGGGGCGCGAACCTGGTCGCCAGCCCGATCGGCGGCTACACGCCCGACTCGGGCCGCACCGCCATGCAGAACGTCCTGCAGGCCAACCCGGGCGTCAACGTGGTCATCGGGTCCTCGCAGGCCGTGGAAGGCGCCTCGGCGCTCACCGCGGGCCGCACCGACGTCCTCTACGTCGGCAACGGTGGCTCCACCCAGGCCTACGCCGGCGTCATGGACGGCTCCTGGTACGGCACGTACGTCATCCCGGAGAAGACGGACGGCAAGACGGCCACCGAGCTGGGCCTGAAGAAGCACCGCGGCGAGCAGGTGGCGACGGCCACGGACTCGGCGACGCTCACGCCCTTCAAGGCGCTCGGCACCAAGGAGACCCTGGCCGGCCTCACCGCCGAGTACAGCGACTGACCCGCCGCCGACCGGCAGACCGGCGAGACGAAGACCGCCCGGCGGTCGGGTGCCCCCCGCCCGACCGCCGGGCTCCCACCCGTGAGGAGCAGACCGTGACAGGACCAGCAGCGCCGCGGGCCACCCCGCGGGCCGCACCCCACATCCGCGTGCGCGGTGTCGGCAAGAGCTACGGCGGCGTCTCGGTGCTGCGCGGCATCGACCTCGACATCGCCCCCGGGGAGGTGCACGCCCTCGTCGGGGAGAACGGCGCCGGCAAGTCGACGCTGCTCAAGGTGCTGGGCGGCGCCGTGCGCGCCGACGCCGGGGAGGTGAGCTTCGACGGGGTGGTCACCACCATGACCAGCCCCCGCGACGCCATCGCCCAGGGAGTCAGCCTCATCACCCAGGAGGGCGCCCTGGTGCCCGCCATGACGGTGCTCGACAACGTGGTGCTGGGCCGCTGGCGCGCCCGCGCGGGATGGGTCGCGCGCCGCGCGGACCGCGCCGCCTTCGACGAGCTGCTGGCCCGCACCGGCTTCGACCTCGACGCCACCGCCCGGGTCAAGGACCTCTCCACGGGGGCGCAGCAGCAGGTCGAGGTGCTGCGCGCCCTGGCCCGCGGCGCTCGCGTCATCGCCTTCGACGAGCCGACCGCCGTGCTCACCGAGCACGAGAAGGCCGGTCTGCTCCAGCTCATGCGCGACCTCGCCGCCGGCGGGACCACGGTCCTCCTGGTCAGCCACTTCCTGGAGGAGGTGCTCGCCGTGGCGGACCGCCTCACCGTGCTGCGCGACGGGGACCTGGTGCACTCCGGCGACGCCGCCGAGCAGACCCCCGCGTCGCTGGTGCGGCACATGGTGGGGCGGCAGGTGGACGTCCTCTACCCCGCACCGCCCCCGGTGCCCGACGGCGCCCCCGTGCTCCTCGAGGCGGTCGGGCTCTCGCGCACCACCGGCGCTCGGCCGGTGCACGACGTCGACCTGCGCGTGCGCGCCGGTGAGGTGCTCGGCGTGGCGGGGCTCGTCGGGTCGGGTCGCAGCGAGCTGCTGCACCTGCTCTTCGGCTCCGACACCGCCACCTCGGGCACTGTGAGCGTCGACGGCACCGTCATCACCCGGCCCTCCCCGCGGGCGGCGATGGCCGCCGGCGTCGCCCTGGTCCCCGAGTCGCGCAAGGAGCAGGGCCTGGTGCTGGTCCGCTCCATCGCGGAGAACACCGCGCTGGCCTCCCTGGCCGCCCGAGCGCGGGCCGGGTTCGTGAGGAGGCGACCCGAGCGGTCGGCGGTCGAGCGCGTCAGCCGGAGCACCGACGTGCGCGCCGCTGACCCCACCGCCGCGGTCGGGGCCCTCTCGGGGGGCAACCAGCAGAAGGTCCTCTTCGCCAAGTGGCTGCTGCGCGAGCCGCGCGTGCTGCTGGTGGACGAGCCGACGCGCGGCGTCGACGTGGCCGCCAAGACCCAGCTGCACCACCTCGTCGTCGACCTCGCCCGCCAGGGCCGTGCCGTCGTCGTCGTGTCCAGCGAGGTCGAGGAGGTCCTCGCGCTGTCGCACCGCGTGCTCGTGCTCCGCCACGGCCGCGTGGTGGGGGAGTTCGGCCGCGACGCGCCGCGCGAGGCCGTGGTGGCGCTCGCCTTCGGCGACGACGAGCCCACCGACCAGTCCACCGACCAGCCCGCCGACCCGTCCGCCGAGAGGACCTCCGCATGAGCACCAGCACCACGGCCGCGTCGACGAGCGCGCCCAGCGCCCGTCCCCGTCCGCGCCCCGGGGTCAGGGTGCGCGACTACGGCATCCTCGTGGCGCTCGTCGTCATCGTCGTCGCCCTGTCCCTGAGCACCGACACGTTCCTCACCGCGCAGAACCTCGTGAACCTGCTCGACCAGGCCTCCGTGGTCGGGCTGCTGGCGATCGGCGCCACCATCTGCATCCTCAGCGGCGTCTTCGACCTCACCGCCAGCGCCGCGCTCGCCGTCTCCGCGATCGTCGGGGTGACCGCCAGCCAGCAGGTCGGCGTGGTGGGGGGCTTCGTCGCCGCCGTCGTCACCGGAGCGCTGCTCGGGCTGCTGACCGGCACCGTGGTGGTCAAGTCGCGCGTGAACTCGTTCATCGGCACGCTCGCCACGTCGATCATCTACCGCGGCATGGCGGTGGTCATCACCGCCGGCGCCATCGCCTACCCGGTCGCCAGCCAGGCCGAGCAGTTCGGCATGCTCACCTGGCCGTCGCTGTTCGGGCTCACCTCGGCCACCGTGATGTTCGTCGTCGTGGCCGTCGCGGCGTCGCTGCTGGTCTCCTCGACCACCTTCGGGCGGCGCCTGTACGCGGTCGGCGGCAACGCCGAGGCGGCGCGCCTGTCCGGGATCCGCACCGACCGCGTCCACATCGCCGCGTACACCATCAGCGGTGTCTGCGCGGCGCTCGCCGGGCTCATCCTGGCCTCCCGCGCCGGCTCCGCGCAGTCGAGCATGGCCACCGGGTACGACCTCAACGCCATCGCCGCGGCCGTCATCGGTGGCACGAGCATCCTCGGCGGCGAGGGCGCGGTCTGGCGCGGCGTGGTCGGTGCGCTGCTGCTGACCCTCATCGGGAACGGCTTCAACCTCCTCGGGTGGGACACCACGTACCTGCAGGTCACCACCGGCGGGCTGATCCTGGTCGCCGTCACCGTCGACGGGGTGCTGCGCCGCCGCGCCCGGTAGCCTGCAGCGGTGCCGCCAGCCCTGCTCGAGGAGGGGTCGGAGTGCTTCCAGCACACCGGCCCCTCACTCGTCGGCGCCCAGCTGCGGCACGACGGCGCCACGGCCGCCGTCGTGCGTCCCTCCGCCGGGGCCGCGTCCCCTCCGCAGGTGCTCCTCGTCGAGCGGGCCACCGGTCCCGGGGCGCTCGAGCGCGT
Proteins encoded in this region:
- a CDS encoding hydantoinase B/oxoprolinase family protein codes for the protein MSTTDAITTEVIRHGLLASAEEMARNLCRTAYNTVVYEIHDYGIGLHDAAGDVVADAPGIAVFTRGNDHGIKRAVEFLGADAMRPGDVFILNYPYWSSAHTLDPLVFAPVHADDEDGVQQLVGFASCRIHVLDLKQKDPGYVLDSTDASQEGIFFPATRLYVEGRQNDDVFNIIRFNSRMPERTIGDIQAQVSACVTGRRRVQELVAKYGMGTVQGAMRAINEHGEKLARLALAGLPKGTWTAHDFVDNDGVDLDRLIRMNCTVTITDDEFVIDWTGSETGVRGPINLPVGQTEAFCSLVFKAMTTPDTPVVAGNFAPLRVVTEPGSVMHAVHPMPTFTLWTALIGGEVVLKALAQGMPDRVPASSGGDVCSMMGLGTHPRTGEAWLEATNEAVGFGGHAGGDGEDGIMHLSEPGCRNNPVEVLETKSSMVIDSYGYRPDTGGAGQHRGGVGVARSYRFTGPSTGICLVYKTRTQPWPVLGGQPGANNQVFLNPGTDREVVQGGSYNHLEAGDVLVNATGGGGGYGDPLLRDPAAVGRDVRNEFVSVGAALRDYGVVVSADGTVDEAATRDARAERASRVLA
- a CDS encoding hydantoinase/oxoprolinase family protein: MSTSEQTSEHPGRTARVAIDVGGTFTDVVELLPGTGALRFEKVPTTPDAPTRGVMAGFAATSGEVSAVRTFTHGTTLGLNALLTRTGARTAVVGTRGFRDVYLLGRTDRRVNFDITYRKPAALLERYDTFEVTERSWHDGSVVTPFDRDDAARVARTVAERGYDAVAVCFLHSYANPDHELAMREVLAELAPGVTVTLSHELSREYREFERTSTAVLDAYVKPVVRRYLGALEGELEDAGFGGRFLMTRSGGGAMSATAAREQPVSLILSGPAGGVVGAVALAEALGMPDLITIDMGGTSLDASLVLDGEPVLHQGAEFEGMPINTPSLYIHTIGAGGGSLGWLDAAGALQVGPASAGAVPGPASYGRGGDRPTFTDAALAIGYLGTEAPLGGTLRLDAELARKALQPLAQELGLSVPALARGMVAISTTKIMGAVRAITVEVGRDPKDFAMLSFGGGGGLVAVDVAVELGIPTVVVPPGQGAFCAFGMLLADVQHDASRTVVVALADLDPAEADGQWRAMEDDARAALAEEGFEGPSVVLARSLDVRYAGQEHSVTLAVGEGALDPARVAADFAALHERQYGHTMTDPVEVTTLRLRATGVVDKPELPRLRTRTAADGPLQRDGVRPVHVSDADPAVPYALYTREAMLAGDEVAGPAVVTEHTATTVLHASDVLRVGSLGELVITVGQR
- a CDS encoding putative quinol monooxygenase, which gives rise to MITSVLPLSARPGSEQAVDDLYAHLGVLDRSRAFPGCRGAVLLRTVEGSLAAGSATHVVIAEWDDEAAYAAWVADPWRNEVGAALAPLLDGDAAPRSGAVLGPVR
- a CDS encoding sugar ABC transporter substrate-binding protein, which codes for MKRSTRAVAALFGAAALALASACSNPNAGAGGTATSAASTAAAADQQLRVGFFGFAKANSFAQAAWAGVQEAAQAGNATAEFVDSNFDGATQVQQLTDAVTSKRFDVVVIQANDGTAITQPVKQALAAGITVVVEFTPIGGRFDTVEPQVDGVISIVDAPTANGEGLAKMGLDACKQLGKQLDQQSCQVAYLQGFDNYPLDAARTKAAQDALKAGGANLVASPIGGYTPDSGRTAMQNVLQANPGVNVVIGSSQAVEGASALTAGRTDVLYVGNGGSTQAYAGVMDGSWYGTYVIPEKTDGKTATELGLKKHRGEQVATATDSATLTPFKALGTKETLAGLTAEYSD
- a CDS encoding sugar ABC transporter ATP-binding protein, with protein sequence MTGPAAPRATPRAAPHIRVRGVGKSYGGVSVLRGIDLDIAPGEVHALVGENGAGKSTLLKVLGGAVRADAGEVSFDGVVTTMTSPRDAIAQGVSLITQEGALVPAMTVLDNVVLGRWRARAGWVARRADRAAFDELLARTGFDLDATARVKDLSTGAQQQVEVLRALARGARVIAFDEPTAVLTEHEKAGLLQLMRDLAAGGTTVLLVSHFLEEVLAVADRLTVLRDGDLVHSGDAAEQTPASLVRHMVGRQVDVLYPAPPPVPDGAPVLLEAVGLSRTTGARPVHDVDLRVRAGEVLGVAGLVGSGRSELLHLLFGSDTATSGTVSVDGTVITRPSPRAAMAAGVALVPESRKEQGLVLVRSIAENTALASLAARARAGFVRRRPERSAVERVSRSTDVRAADPTAAVGALSGGNQQKVLFAKWLLREPRVLLVDEPTRGVDVAAKTQLHHLVVDLARQGRAVVVVSSEVEEVLALSHRVLVLRHGRVVGEFGRDAPREAVVALAFGDDEPTDQSTDQPADPSAERTSA
- a CDS encoding ABC transporter permease; this translates as MSTSTTAASTSAPSARPRPRPGVRVRDYGILVALVVIVVALSLSTDTFLTAQNLVNLLDQASVVGLLAIGATICILSGVFDLTASAALAVSAIVGVTASQQVGVVGGFVAAVVTGALLGLLTGTVVVKSRVNSFIGTLATSIIYRGMAVVITAGAIAYPVASQAEQFGMLTWPSLFGLTSATVMFVVVAVAASLLVSSTTFGRRLYAVGGNAEAARLSGIRTDRVHIAAYTISGVCAALAGLILASRAGSAQSSMATGYDLNAIAAAVIGGTSILGGEGAVWRGVVGALLLTLIGNGFNLLGWDTTYLQVTTGGLILVAVTVDGVLRRRAR